A stretch of the Rhizobium sullae genome encodes the following:
- a CDS encoding nitrate reductase, protein MAEEVKTTCPYCGVGCGVIAKIADDGTVSVKGDPDHPANFGRLCSKGSALAETIDLDGRVLHPEIAGRRAGWNDALDLVAHRFSETLAEHGPDSVAFYVSGQLLTEDYYVANKLMKGFVGSANIDTNSRLCMSSSVAGHRRAFGADTVPGTYEDLELADLVILAGSNLAWCHPVIYQRLAAAKAARPGMKVVVIDPRRTMTADIADLHLAIRPDSDVALFVGLFAHLISSNVIDQNYVAEHTNGFAECFATASAVSFNDVLEHTGLPAMQLREFYRLFAATEKVVTCYSQGVNQSSSGTDKVNAIINCHLATGRVGKPGMGPFSLTGQPNAMGGREVGGLANMLAAHMAIESAEDRDRVQRFWQSPAIAEKPGLKAVDMFKAVGDGRIKALWIMATNPVVSLPDADAVEAAIKACPFVVVSDVLKDTDTARHADVLLPSLGWGEKTGTVTNSERRISRQRPFLDAPGEARADWWQFVEVARRMGFADAFAFASPSDIFDEHAALSAFENDGGRDFDIGAYAGIEKAAYDSMAPFQWPQPTGDERAITRFFAKGGFFHADRKARFIAVEPAVSDRTSAEYPFTLNTGRIRDQWHTMTRTGKSARLSAHIAEPFAELHPRDAMEIGIGNAGLVEIESPHGKAVVRALITGRQARGSIFVPMHWNDQFAAKARIDAVVAPLTDPFSGQPASKNVAVAARPFKAARYGFAVCRLKPEALDSTYWALAKADGGWRVELAFDHAIDDWCDWCRTTFGIPDGIDPLGYADQQSGDLRLAFFDGTRLLAGLFLAREPVAVARNWAISQLAAEHGDLRKRFALVAGRPGAGKPDPGATVCSCFSVGVNQIVAAVRGGCHSVEAVGKELNAGTNCGSCRAEIRGIIDGCLAAAAE, encoded by the coding sequence ATGGCGGAAGAGGTCAAGACCACCTGTCCCTACTGCGGCGTTGGCTGTGGCGTCATCGCCAAGATCGCCGATGACGGCACTGTGTCCGTCAAAGGCGACCCGGACCACCCGGCAAATTTCGGGCGGCTGTGCTCGAAGGGTTCGGCGCTTGCCGAAACGATCGATCTCGACGGCCGCGTCTTGCATCCGGAGATCGCAGGACGGCGGGCCGGCTGGAATGACGCTCTTGATCTCGTCGCGCACCGTTTTTCGGAGACGCTTGCCGAGCATGGGCCAGACTCCGTTGCTTTCTACGTCTCCGGCCAGCTGCTGACCGAGGATTATTACGTCGCCAACAAGCTGATGAAGGGCTTCGTCGGCTCGGCCAACATCGACACCAATTCGCGCCTGTGCATGTCGTCTTCCGTTGCCGGCCACCGCCGCGCCTTCGGCGCCGATACCGTGCCCGGCACCTATGAGGACCTGGAACTGGCCGATCTGGTGATCCTTGCGGGTTCCAACCTCGCCTGGTGCCACCCCGTCATCTATCAACGGCTGGCTGCAGCCAAGGCGGCACGCCCCGGCATGAAGGTCGTCGTCATCGACCCGCGCCGCACGATGACTGCTGATATCGCCGATCTGCATCTGGCGATCCGGCCTGACAGCGACGTGGCACTGTTTGTCGGTCTCTTCGCGCATCTGATCTCTAGCAACGTCATCGACCAGAATTACGTGGCGGAGCATACGAACGGCTTTGCGGAATGCTTCGCAACGGCTTCCGCAGTGTCTTTCAACGACGTGCTGGAGCACACCGGCCTGCCTGCCATGCAGCTTCGCGAATTCTACCGCCTGTTTGCGGCAACGGAAAAGGTCGTCACCTGCTACAGCCAAGGTGTCAACCAGTCCTCGTCGGGCACCGACAAGGTCAACGCAATCATCAATTGCCACCTTGCAACCGGGCGCGTCGGCAAGCCTGGCATGGGGCCCTTCTCGCTCACCGGCCAGCCGAATGCGATGGGTGGCCGCGAGGTTGGCGGGCTGGCGAACATGCTTGCGGCCCACATGGCGATCGAAAGTGCCGAGGACCGCGACCGCGTACAGCGCTTCTGGCAGTCGCCGGCGATTGCCGAAAAGCCGGGTCTTAAGGCCGTCGACATGTTCAAGGCGGTCGGTGACGGCCGCATCAAGGCGCTGTGGATCATGGCGACGAACCCGGTGGTCTCGCTTCCCGATGCCGATGCCGTCGAGGCCGCGATCAAGGCCTGCCCCTTCGTCGTGGTCTCCGACGTCCTTAAGGATACCGATACCGCGCGTCACGCCGATGTCCTCCTGCCGTCCCTCGGCTGGGGAGAAAAGACCGGCACCGTCACCAATTCCGAACGCCGCATCTCGCGCCAGCGGCCTTTCCTCGATGCTCCAGGCGAAGCCCGTGCGGATTGGTGGCAATTTGTCGAGGTCGCGCGCCGCATGGGCTTTGCCGATGCTTTCGCCTTTGCCTCGCCGTCAGACATTTTCGACGAGCATGCCGCGCTCTCCGCCTTCGAAAACGATGGCGGCCGCGATTTCGACATCGGCGCCTATGCCGGCATCGAGAAAGCCGCCTATGACTCGATGGCGCCCTTCCAGTGGCCGCAGCCGACCGGCGACGAGAGGGCCATAACCCGCTTCTTTGCGAAGGGCGGCTTCTTTCATGCCGATCGCAAGGCACGCTTCATCGCGGTCGAGCCGGCCGTGTCCGACCGCACCAGTGCCGAATACCCGTTTACGCTGAACACCGGCCGCATCCGCGACCAGTGGCACACGATGACACGCACGGGCAAGAGTGCCCGCCTTTCCGCTCATATCGCCGAGCCTTTTGCCGAGCTTCACCCTCGGGACGCCATGGAAATCGGTATCGGCAATGCCGGCCTGGTCGAGATCGAGAGCCCGCACGGCAAAGCTGTCGTCCGCGCGCTGATCACAGGCCGCCAAGCCCGTGGCAGCATCTTCGTGCCCATGCATTGGAACGATCAATTTGCCGCCAAGGCGCGCATCGATGCCGTTGTTGCCCCGCTCACCGATCCCTTCTCCGGCCAGCCGGCTTCGAAGAACGTCGCGGTGGCAGCCCGGCCGTTTAAGGCGGCGCGTTACGGCTTTGCAGTCTGCAGGTTGAAGCCGGAAGCCCTCGATTCCACCTACTGGGCGCTTGCCAAGGCAGATGGCGGCTGGCGGGTAGAACTCGCCTTCGATCACGCGATCGACGATTGGTGCGATTGGTGCCGAACCACGTTCGGCATTCCTGACGGCATCGATCCGCTCGGCTACGCCGACCAGCAGTCGGGCGATCTGCGGCTCGCCTTCTTCGACGGCACGCGCCTGCTTGCCGGGCTGTTCCTCGCCCGCGAACCGGTCGCCGTCGCCCGCAACTGGGCGATCTCGCAGCTTGCCGCCGAACATGGCGACTTGCGCAAGCGCTTCGCGCTTGTCGCCGGCCGCCCCGGCGCCGGCAAGCCGGACCCGGGCGCCACGGTCTGTTCCTGCTTCAGCGTCGGCGTCAACCAGATCGTCGCGGCGGTTCGCGGCGGTTGCCACAGCGTCGAAGCCGTCGGCAAAGAACTTAACGCCGGCACCAACTGCGGCTCCTGCCGCGCCGAGATCAGGGGGATCATCGATGGATGTCTTGCAGCAGCCGCGGAATGA
- a CDS encoding ANTAR domain-containing response regulator — protein MKTSSLNVLVIDENRIRASIIEDGLREAGYDRVTIIDDMHGLAKRITEINPDVIVIDLENPNRDMLESIFQISRAVKRPIAMFVDKSDEASIEAAVEAGVSAYIVDGLKQERVRPILKMAISRFNAFARLSRELEETRGELEKRKLIDRAKGLLMRSRGLSEEEAYTLLRRTAMNQNRKVVEIAQSLLTAASLLDPGADV, from the coding sequence ATGAAAACTAGCAGTCTGAACGTCCTGGTCATTGATGAGAACCGCATTCGCGCCTCGATCATCGAGGACGGCTTGCGCGAGGCCGGCTATGACAGGGTCACGATCATCGACGACATGCATGGCCTTGCCAAGCGCATCACCGAGATCAATCCCGATGTCATCGTCATCGATCTCGAAAACCCGAACCGCGACATGCTTGAGAGCATCTTCCAGATATCGCGCGCGGTGAAGCGACCGATCGCCATGTTCGTGGACAAGTCCGATGAAGCCTCGATCGAGGCTGCCGTCGAGGCAGGGGTTTCCGCATATATTGTCGACGGCCTGAAACAGGAGCGCGTCAGGCCCATTCTCAAGATGGCGATCAGCCGTTTCAATGCCTTCGCGCGCCTCAGCCGCGAGCTGGAAGAAACACGCGGCGAATTGGAAAAGCGCAAACTGATCGATCGCGCCAAGGGGCTGCTGATGCGCAGCCGCGGGCTGTCGGAAGAAGAGGCCTACACGCTGTTGCGGCGCACGGCCATGAACCAGAACAGGAAAGTCGTCGAGATCGCTCAAAGCCTCCTCACCGCGGCAAGCCTGCTTGATCCAGGAGCGGACGTATGA
- a CDS encoding CmpA/NrtA family ABC transporter substrate-binding protein has protein sequence MRNRYDITAGFVPLLDSALLAVAKEKGFAETQQLGLTLVRERSWATIRDRLAVGHFEVAHILAPMPIACNLGLMAPAPRMIVPMALGLGGNAVTVSSALWRDMADHGAADPLDARLSGAALKSVISRRAGDRLRFGIVHPYSGHNYELRYWLSGSGIDPDREIEIVTLPPQDMGDALKAGAIEGYCVGEPWNTFGVLERGAQIATVKAAIWKSSPEKVLGVNGRWGDSHPEALSALLRALYNASLWCADTANHEELAVLLSGPAYIDRPVELLRPSVTGALRTGRHATQTVEDFFVPHAKAATFPWKSHALWFYTQMVRWGHVDHTAMHQTVAGNTYRPDIYRRALKSLGVAMPAASSKVEGALQVETPVGSSGTLTLGPDGFFDGKIFDPDRVDEYIAAQKQA, from the coding sequence ATGAGGAACAGGTATGACATTACCGCGGGCTTTGTTCCGCTTCTCGACAGCGCCCTCCTCGCCGTCGCCAAGGAAAAGGGCTTTGCCGAAACGCAGCAACTAGGCCTCACCCTCGTGCGGGAGCGCTCCTGGGCAACGATCAGGGATCGGCTGGCGGTGGGTCATTTCGAAGTGGCGCACATCCTTGCCCCAATGCCGATCGCCTGCAACCTTGGCCTCATGGCACCCGCGCCACGCATGATCGTACCGATGGCGCTTGGGCTTGGCGGAAATGCAGTTACCGTTTCCAGCGCCTTGTGGCGGGACATGGCCGACCACGGCGCAGCCGATCCCCTCGATGCGCGCTTAAGCGGTGCGGCGTTGAAAAGCGTGATTTCGCGGCGGGCAGGCGACAGGCTTCGTTTCGGTATCGTCCACCCTTATTCGGGACATAACTACGAACTGCGCTATTGGCTTTCTGGAAGCGGCATCGATCCGGATCGCGAAATCGAGATCGTGACCCTTCCGCCGCAGGATATGGGTGACGCGCTGAAGGCCGGTGCGATCGAGGGTTATTGTGTTGGCGAACCGTGGAATACCTTTGGTGTTTTAGAACGCGGCGCGCAGATCGCAACGGTCAAGGCGGCAATCTGGAAATCCAGTCCCGAAAAGGTACTGGGCGTGAACGGGCGGTGGGGCGACAGCCATCCTGAAGCCCTGTCGGCACTGCTGAGAGCGCTTTACAACGCATCGCTCTGGTGTGCTGATACAGCCAATCACGAGGAGCTTGCCGTCCTGCTTTCAGGGCCGGCCTATATCGACAGGCCTGTTGAATTGCTACGCCCGTCCGTCACCGGCGCACTCAGAACCGGCCGACATGCCACGCAGACGGTCGAGGACTTCTTCGTTCCGCACGCCAAGGCGGCAACCTTTCCATGGAAGAGCCACGCGCTCTGGTTCTACACACAGATGGTCCGGTGGGGCCATGTCGACCACACCGCGATGCATCAAACGGTTGCCGGCAACACCTATCGGCCGGATATCTACCGCAGGGCCCTGAAGTCGCTCGGCGTTGCCATGCCGGCTGCGAGTTCGAAAGTAGAGGGCGCCTTGCAGGTCGAAACACCGGTCGGCTCCAGCGGCACCCTGACGCTCGGCCCGGATGGATTTTTCGACGGCAAAATCTTCGATCCCGATCGTGTCGATGAGTATATCGCTGCTCAAAAGCAGGCTTAG
- a CDS encoding MFS transporter, with product MPFSEKTQSMSAGEPARALWISTVAFTVCFAVWTIFAIIGIRIKQELGLNEAEFGLLVGTPVLTGSVVRILLGIWTSRYGGRLVYTLTMLAAAVATFLLSYATTYAEMLIAGLGVGLAGGSFAVGVAYVSPFFPPDKQGTALGIFGAGNVGAAVTKFAAPFVLIAWGWQAVAEIWALVLAATAIIFWFSTTDDPAFRDRRSRGVGSKSFLEEFAPLRSVQVWRFSLYYFFAFGGFVALSLWLPRYLVGVYGFNLEAAGMIAAAYSIPGSIFRAFGGVLSDKKGARSVMYAMLAVSAVATLILSLPAAAASASGSDPAFGVTPVIFIVVIFVLGFFMSLGKAAVYKHIPAYYPESVGAVGGIVGMMGGLGGFILPIAFGLLKDITGLWSSCFLLLFVIVVASLIWMHLSVKQLSRQGHSAPAVAAT from the coding sequence ATGCCTTTTTCTGAGAAAACACAGTCCATGTCTGCTGGTGAACCAGCCAGAGCATTGTGGATTTCGACGGTCGCCTTCACCGTCTGCTTCGCTGTCTGGACGATCTTTGCGATTATAGGCATTCGCATCAAGCAAGAGCTCGGGCTCAACGAGGCCGAATTCGGATTGCTTGTGGGCACCCCTGTGCTGACCGGCTCGGTCGTCCGGATCCTGCTTGGTATATGGACCAGCCGCTACGGTGGCCGTCTTGTCTACACGCTCACGATGTTGGCAGCAGCAGTCGCAACCTTCCTGCTCTCCTACGCAACGACCTATGCAGAGATGCTGATTGCAGGACTTGGGGTAGGCCTTGCGGGCGGCTCCTTCGCGGTCGGCGTCGCATATGTCTCGCCGTTCTTTCCGCCGGACAAACAAGGGACTGCGCTCGGGATTTTCGGTGCCGGCAATGTCGGGGCTGCCGTTACGAAGTTTGCGGCACCCTTCGTGCTGATCGCCTGGGGATGGCAGGCAGTTGCCGAGATCTGGGCTCTCGTTCTTGCGGCAACGGCCATCATCTTCTGGTTTTCGACCACAGACGACCCGGCATTTCGGGATCGTCGCTCTCGCGGCGTTGGATCCAAGAGCTTCTTGGAGGAGTTCGCTCCGCTCAGGAGCGTTCAGGTCTGGCGCTTCTCGCTCTATTATTTCTTCGCCTTCGGTGGCTTTGTCGCCCTCTCGCTATGGTTGCCCCGCTACCTGGTCGGCGTCTACGGCTTCAATTTGGAAGCCGCCGGCATGATCGCTGCGGCCTATTCCATTCCAGGCAGCATCTTTAGGGCATTCGGCGGCGTCCTGTCCGACAAGAAGGGCGCAAGAAGCGTCATGTATGCGATGCTGGCCGTTTCCGCCGTGGCCACCCTCATTCTTTCGCTGCCGGCTGCGGCCGCGTCTGCGTCCGGGTCGGATCCTGCCTTCGGCGTAACTCCCGTCATCTTCATCGTCGTCATCTTCGTGCTCGGCTTCTTCATGAGCCTCGGCAAGGCGGCCGTCTACAAGCACATTCCGGCCTACTATCCCGAAAGCGTCGGCGCAGTCGGCGGCATCGTCGGGATGATGGGCGGCCTTGGCGGCTTCATCCTTCCGATTGCCTTTGGGCTCCTCAAGGACATCACCGGCCTTTGGTCCAGCTGTTTCCTGCTGCTCTTTGTAATCGTCGTGGCTTCACTCATCTGGATGCACCTGTCCGTAAAGCAACTGTCGCGCCAAGGGCACTCCGCGCCCGCGGTGGCTGCCACCTAA
- the nirD gene encoding nitrite reductase small subunit NirD has protein sequence MDMNWIAIGDISDIPLRGARCVKTPQGKIAVFRTAENEVFAIEDHCPHKGGPLSQGIVHAKAVTCPLHNWVISLETGKALGADKGEVRTIPVRNEDGALFIALESLMMAAE, from the coding sequence ATGGACATGAACTGGATCGCAATTGGTGACATCTCCGATATCCCGCTGCGCGGTGCGCGCTGCGTGAAGACGCCGCAAGGCAAGATCGCCGTCTTCCGCACGGCCGAAAACGAGGTCTTCGCCATTGAGGACCACTGCCCGCACAAGGGCGGCCCGCTCTCCCAGGGCATCGTGCATGCCAAGGCGGTCACCTGCCCGCTGCACAACTGGGTGATCTCGCTTGAAACCGGCAAGGCGCTCGGCGCCGATAAGGGCGAGGTGCGGACCATTCCGGTCCGCAATGAGGACGGCGCCCTCTTCATCGCCCTCGAAAGCTTGATGATGGCGGCGGAATAG
- a CDS encoding ribbon-helix-helix domain-containing protein, which translates to MASGSIHVKVGGQLQAHIQQQIGEGGLYENASEYIRALIRRDLQTRDEAWEALQKELAPAMRADDSEFVTVTAEDVIRRNQRR; encoded by the coding sequence ATGGCATCGGGAAGCATCCATGTGAAGGTCGGTGGTCAGTTGCAAGCCCATATCCAGCAGCAAATCGGTGAGGGTGGTCTTTACGAAAATGCCAGCGAGTACATTCGTGCCTTGATCCGTCGGGATTTGCAGACCCGTGATGAGGCATGGGAGGCGCTGCAAAAGGAACTGGCCCCCGCCATGCGCGCGGACGATAGTGAATTTGTCACCGTCACGGCCGAGGACGTAATCCGCCGTAATCAGCGCCGCTGA
- the cysG gene encoding siroheme synthase CysG produces the protein MDVLQQPRNDNPARMEPLAKLPVFWALEGKRCVVAGGTDGCAWKAELLAACGAHVEIYAETLSDTFKALLGRTPEHPAARLTHHPRHWQTEALTGATIAIADCDDDAQARRFFEAARKLGVPVNVIDKPDFCQFQFGSIVNRSPVVVAISTDGAAPILAQNIRRKIETLLPRTLKSWAELAQSMRGKINGMLDAASARRLFWEKFADMAFDGSADRDAEKRLLLAARGLKSTASTTGRVTLVGAGPGDAELLTLKAVRALQAADVILFDDLVSAEVLELARREAKRMLVGKRGGRTSCRQEDINAMMVKLAKAGKRVVRLKSGDPMIFGRAGEEIAHLDRENIPVDVIPGITAASAMASRLGISLTHRDCAQSVRFITGHSRHGGLPVDVDWAAAADPHATTVFYMGGRTAPLIADRLIAEGLPPGTPAVIMSDVSRATQREWHGHLGALANGISEIGYDNPVLIAIGDVFAARQRSMDAAPQSAAASS, from the coding sequence ATGGATGTCTTGCAGCAGCCGCGGAATGATAATCCTGCCCGCATGGAGCCGCTTGCAAAGCTGCCCGTCTTCTGGGCGCTTGAAGGCAAGCGGTGTGTTGTCGCGGGCGGGACTGATGGCTGCGCCTGGAAGGCGGAACTTCTCGCCGCCTGCGGCGCTCATGTCGAAATCTACGCCGAAACGCTGAGCGACACGTTCAAGGCTCTCCTTGGCCGCACGCCAGAGCACCCCGCAGCCAGGTTGACCCACCATCCGAGGCATTGGCAGACGGAAGCGCTGACGGGAGCCACTATCGCCATTGCCGATTGCGACGACGATGCGCAAGCCAGGCGCTTCTTCGAAGCGGCACGGAAACTGGGTGTTCCGGTCAATGTCATCGACAAGCCCGATTTCTGCCAGTTCCAGTTCGGGTCGATCGTCAACCGCTCCCCCGTGGTTGTCGCGATCTCGACGGATGGCGCAGCCCCCATTCTTGCCCAAAACATCCGCCGCAAGATCGAGACGCTGCTTCCGCGTACGCTGAAATCCTGGGCCGAACTTGCCCAATCGATGCGTGGCAAGATCAACGGAATGCTTGATGCTGCTTCCGCGCGGCGTCTTTTCTGGGAAAAATTCGCCGACATGGCGTTCGACGGTTCTGCCGACCGCGACGCCGAAAAGCGGCTTTTGCTTGCCGCCCGCGGCCTGAAATCGACCGCAAGCACAACCGGACGCGTGACCCTCGTCGGTGCCGGTCCCGGCGATGCAGAGCTCCTGACTCTGAAGGCGGTCCGCGCCCTGCAGGCGGCCGACGTCATCCTCTTCGACGATCTCGTTTCAGCCGAGGTACTGGAGCTCGCCCGGCGCGAGGCCAAGCGCATGCTGGTCGGCAAGCGGGGCGGTCGCACCAGCTGCCGCCAGGAAGATATCAACGCGATGATGGTGAAGCTTGCAAAGGCAGGCAAGCGCGTCGTCCGCCTCAAGTCCGGCGACCCGATGATCTTCGGCCGCGCCGGCGAAGAGATCGCCCACCTTGATCGCGAGAACATCCCGGTTGACGTCATTCCCGGCATCACGGCCGCAAGCGCCATGGCCTCGCGCCTTGGCATTTCGCTGACCCATCGCGACTGCGCCCAGTCGGTACGCTTCATCACCGGCCATTCCCGCCATGGCGGATTGCCGGTGGATGTCGACTGGGCCGCCGCCGCCGATCCGCATGCGACCACTGTTTTCTACATGGGCGGCAGGACAGCGCCACTCATTGCCGACCGGCTGATCGCCGAAGGGCTCCCGCCCGGGACGCCGGCCGTCATCATGAGTGACGTGAGCCGCGCCACGCAGCGTGAATGGCACGGGCATCTCGGCGCTCTTGCCAACGGCATAAGCGAGATCGGTTACGACAACCCCGTCCTGATCGCGATCGGGGATGTTTTTGCCGCCCGGCAAAGATCCATGGATGCCGCGCCACAATCGGCCGCCGCGTCTTCCTGA
- the nirB gene encoding nitrite reductase large subunit NirB: MTQKLVIIGNGMAPGRMLEHLFEKAPGQYEVTIFNAEPRVNYDRIMLSPVLSGEKDYEQIIIHGDGWYIKHGIMLYKGHKIVNIDRAAKTVTSDHGVTESYDKLVIATGSVPFIIPVPGKDLPGVITYRDLDDVQAMLLAAQSREKAIVIGGGLLGLEAAAGLASRGMDVTVLHVMPTLMERQLDPAAGYLLQKAVEERGIKVITKANTKQIVGNGRVEGIELDDGRIIPATLVVMAVGIRPSVGLAKDAGIAVNRGIVVDNGMQTSDGSIMALGECAEVGGQVYGLVAPLYEMARVAASHLSGDTSAAFVHSDTPTKLKVTGIDLYSLGDFADGDDREEIVLRDASAGVYKRLVLKDNKIIGTVLYGETADGAWFNDLKKKQTNISEMRETLIFGQAYQGGSPLDPMAAVAALPDDAEICGCNGVCKGKITSTITAKGLTSLDDVRAHTKASASCGSCTGLVEQLMALTLGDSYNPAAVQPMCTCTELGHDDVRRLIKAKGLKTIPAVMQELEWKTSCGCAKCRPALNYYLVCDWPDEYADDYQSRYINERVHANIQKDGTYSVVPRMWGGVTNAAELRAIADVVDKFEIPMVKVTGGQRIDLLGIEKEDLPAVWADLGKAGFVSGQAYAKGLRTVKTCVGSDWCRFGTQDSTGLGIRIEKFMWGSWTPAKVKMAVSGCPRNCAEATCKDVGVICVDSGYEIHFAGAAGLDIKGTEVLGLVRSEDEALEHIVALTQMYREQARYLERIYKWAKRIGLDEVRRQIMGDAEKRKAYYDRFVFSQKFAQVDPWSERVSGKDKHEFKPMATIGYPQAAE; the protein is encoded by the coding sequence ATGACCCAAAAACTCGTTATCATCGGCAACGGCATGGCACCCGGGCGCATGCTCGAGCACCTTTTCGAAAAGGCCCCGGGACAATACGAGGTCACGATCTTCAATGCCGAGCCGCGCGTCAACTACGACCGCATCATGCTGTCGCCGGTTCTCTCCGGTGAGAAGGACTACGAACAGATCATCATTCACGGCGACGGCTGGTACATCAAGCACGGCATCATGCTCTATAAGGGCCACAAGATCGTCAACATCGATCGCGCAGCCAAGACCGTCACCTCCGACCACGGCGTCACGGAGAGCTACGACAAGCTGGTGATCGCCACCGGCTCCGTGCCCTTCATCATCCCGGTTCCCGGCAAGGACCTGCCGGGCGTCATCACCTATCGCGACCTTGATGACGTGCAGGCGATGCTGCTGGCGGCTCAGTCGAGGGAAAAGGCGATCGTCATCGGCGGCGGCCTGCTCGGCCTCGAAGCGGCTGCCGGCCTTGCGTCGCGCGGCATGGACGTCACTGTTTTGCATGTCATGCCGACGCTGATGGAGCGCCAGCTCGATCCTGCGGCCGGCTATCTTCTGCAGAAGGCTGTCGAAGAACGTGGCATCAAGGTCATCACCAAGGCCAACACCAAGCAGATCGTCGGTAACGGCAGGGTCGAGGGCATCGAACTCGACGACGGCCGCATCATTCCGGCAACGCTGGTCGTCATGGCCGTCGGCATCCGCCCGAGTGTCGGGCTGGCGAAGGACGCTGGTATCGCCGTCAATCGCGGCATCGTCGTCGACAACGGCATGCAGACCTCTGATGGCAGCATCATGGCGCTCGGCGAATGCGCCGAAGTGGGCGGACAGGTCTATGGTCTCGTCGCACCGCTTTATGAAATGGCCCGCGTGGCCGCCTCGCATCTTTCGGGCGACACTTCGGCCGCCTTCGTTCACTCCGACACCCCGACCAAGCTCAAGGTCACCGGCATCGACCTCTACTCGCTCGGCGATTTCGCCGATGGCGACGACCGCGAGGAGATTGTGCTCCGCGACGCCTCGGCCGGCGTCTATAAGCGCCTCGTACTGAAGGACAACAAGATCATCGGAACGGTGCTCTACGGCGAAACCGCAGACGGCGCCTGGTTCAACGATCTCAAGAAGAAGCAGACCAATATTTCCGAGATGCGCGAGACGCTGATCTTCGGACAGGCCTACCAGGGAGGGTCCCCGCTGGACCCTATGGCGGCCGTTGCAGCCTTGCCGGATGATGCGGAAATCTGCGGCTGCAACGGCGTATGCAAGGGCAAAATCACTTCGACGATTACGGCCAAGGGCCTGACATCGCTTGACGACGTGCGCGCCCATACCAAGGCTTCCGCATCCTGCGGCTCCTGCACCGGACTTGTCGAACAGCTGATGGCGCTGACGCTCGGCGACAGCTACAATCCGGCTGCCGTCCAGCCGATGTGCACCTGCACCGAGCTCGGCCATGACGACGTCCGCCGCCTCATCAAGGCCAAGGGGCTGAAAACCATTCCCGCCGTCATGCAGGAACTGGAATGGAAGACCTCCTGCGGCTGTGCCAAATGTCGCCCGGCGCTCAATTACTACCTCGTCTGCGACTGGCCGGATGAATATGCCGACGACTACCAGTCGCGCTATATCAACGAGCGCGTCCACGCCAACATCCAGAAGGACGGAACTTATTCCGTCGTGCCGCGCATGTGGGGCGGCGTCACCAACGCTGCCGAATTGCGCGCCATCGCCGATGTCGTCGACAAGTTCGAGATCCCGATGGTCAAGGTGACCGGCGGTCAGCGCATCGACCTGCTTGGCATCGAGAAGGAAGACCTGCCCGCCGTCTGGGCCGATCTCGGCAAGGCAGGCTTCGTCTCCGGCCAGGCCTATGCCAAGGGCCTGCGCACGGTAAAGACCTGCGTCGGCTCCGACTGGTGCCGCTTCGGCACGCAGGATTCCACAGGTCTTGGCATCCGCATCGAAAAGTTCATGTGGGGTTCCTGGACGCCGGCAAAGGTCAAGATGGCAGTCTCCGGATGTCCGCGCAACTGCGCCGAGGCGACCTGCAAGGACGTCGGCGTCATCTGCGTCGACTCGGGCTACGAAATCCATTTTGCCGGTGCCGCCGGTCTCGACATCAAGGGCACCGAAGTGCTCGGACTGGTGAGGAGCGAGGACGAGGCGCTGGAGCATATCGTGGCGCTGACGCAGATGTACCGCGAGCAGGCCCGCTATCTCGAGCGCATCTACAAGTGGGCCAAGCGCATCGGCCTCGACGAGGTCCGCCGCCAGATCATGGGCGATGCCGAAAAGCGCAAAGCCTATTACGACCGCTTCGTCTTTTCCCAGAAATTTGCTCAGGTCGATCCCTGGTCGGAGCGCGTCTCCGGCAAGGACAAGCATGAGTTCAAGCCGATGGCGACGATTGGCTACCCACAGGCTGCAGAGTGA
- a CDS encoding type II toxin-antitoxin system RelE/ParE family toxin, which translates to MVAYRFYPRADAAQDKIWRDTVEKWGDKQAVTYITGLHTHLQRLCDDKAIWRKLPQKLAVPADVKREAYFSRYGRHYVFFRELNNGDLGVMSILHERMDLPVRLLEDLAALDEKAAEER; encoded by the coding sequence ATGGTTGCCTATCGGTTCTATCCGCGAGCTGATGCCGCTCAGGACAAGATTTGGCGCGACACCGTCGAGAAATGGGGTGATAAGCAAGCCGTGACCTACATCACGGGATTGCATACCCATTTGCAGCGGTTGTGCGATGACAAGGCGATATGGCGAAAGCTTCCGCAGAAGCTTGCGGTGCCGGCTGACGTCAAACGCGAGGCGTATTTCAGCCGATATGGGCGGCATTATGTGTTTTTCCGCGAATTGAATAATGGCGATCTAGGTGTGATGAGCATCCTGCATGAGCGGATGGATTTGCCGGTACGCCTTCTGGAGGATTTGGCTGCACTGGATGAAAAAGCCGCCGAAGAAAGGTAG